DNA from Helicobacter pylori:
AGACTGATCGTAGTGATTGATGAATTTCAGGTGCTTTTTAGCGATAACTCCACTAAAGGGAAAGAGAGCGTGGAACGATCTTTAAACACCCTGCTTAAAAAGGGCCGTAGCTATGGGGTGCATTTAGTTTTAGCCACTCAAACCATGCGCGGCACTGACATCAATCCAAGCTTTAAGGCTCAAATCGCCAACCGCATCGCTTTGCCTATGGATGCAGAAGACAGCAGTAGTGTTTTGGGCGATGATGCGGCTTGTGAGCTTGTCAGGCCAGAAGGCATTTTCAACAACAACGGAGGGAATAAAAAATACCACACCAAGATGAGTATCCCTAAAGCCCCTGATGATTTCAAATCTTTTCTCACAAAAATACACGCTGAATTTAACCAAAGAAACCTAGCACCCATAGATCGTAAAATCTATAATGGCGAGACACCTTTAAAAATGCCCAACACCCTTAAGGCTAATGAAATGCGTTTGCATCTGGGCAAAAAAGTGGATTATGAGCAAAAGGACTTGATAGTGGAGTTTGAAAGTAACGAATCGCATTTGTTGGTGGTGAGCCAAAATTTACAGGATCGCATCGCTTTAATGAAACTCTTATTCCAAAACATTAAGAGCGTGAACAAAGAATTGGTTTTTTGCAATAAAGGAAAACGCCTGATAAGGTTTTTTGATGCGCAAAAAGAATACGGCATCACGCCTGTAGAAAATATCTTAAGCGTTTTAGACACCGCTATGAACCCTAACAGCGCGCTTGTGATAGACAATCTCAACGAAGCGAAAGAATTGCACGACAAAGTAGGGGCGGAAAAGTTAAAATCGTTTTTAGAAAAAGCCATAGACAACGAGCAGTATTGCGTCATTTTTGCGCATGACTTTAGGCAAATTAAAAGTAATTACCATTTTGACAAGTTAAAAGAATTGTTAAACAACCACTTCAAACAATGCCTGGCCTTTAGGTGCAATGGGGAAAACTTGAGCGCTATCAAAAGCGATTTGCCTCCACCAAGCAAACCCAACGCGCTATTGATAGGGCTTTCCAAAGACAGCCACACTGAATTCAGGCCTTTCAGCTTATAGGGTCAAAAAAGGGGGGTTAAAAAAAGGGGGGTTAAAAAAAGGGGGGTTAAAAAAAGGGGGGTTAAAAAAAGGGGGGTTAAAAAAAGGGGGGTTAAAAAGACTAAAGGGATTTAATCTTTTTAAAGCGTTTTCAAACCTTTTGCGTGGTGGTTTGCGTAACCAAGCGAGCGATTTTTTCTCTTAAATGCAACAAGGGTTCTGAGCCTTTCGCTAAAGCTTTCAGGCATAAATGAGAACTAGCAATCTCGCTCACGGCTCCATCCACTCCTTCGCTCTCTTCAATCAATGCTCGCGCGCCAGACAGCTCTATGGGGCAATTGACAAGCACCAGATTCAAATAATGCGTGTAGCCATCAAACATGCACATGTTTGTCATGTCGGTGGTTTTGGGATCTAAAATCGTATTATCATAATAGATCGGTTGGTTATCTTTTAAAATAGAGATTTTAGTGTGCAAGCGGTTGAATTGGAACAACTCATTACGCGCCACTCGCCCAGCGACAATGATTTCACTATAAAGCAATTGAGAGCCAGAGTGCAAAGAAATCGTGGTATTGCCCTTAAAATGCGCGTTTTCAAAGGGGATTAACGGGAAAGGCGCGAAGTCTAAAAAAGCGTTTTCCCCCACAACAATGTGCATGTCTCTGCTGGCAAACCCGTCTTCAGTGTTATGGATTTTTTCAAAGGATTGCGAAGTGATCCTTAACTTGCAATTTTGACCGATATGTAATTGCATGTCTTGCGCATCGCCTTTCATTAAACCAGGGCTTACCGCTAAAAGCATGATTTCAGCTAAATCGTCTTTAGGGTAAAAGGGCGCCATGAGCTTAAAGGGGGGCGTAAAAAAATTGTCTTCAATCACGCACCGCCCATCAGCCCCTATTTTGGTTTTTAACCTGAGCTTGGATTCTTGAGCGTAAGTGTTCATCAATCTTCCAATAAAGCGTTGCGCTTGATCCATGCGATCACATCGTCTAGGCCTTCTTTAGCGCGGATATTCGTAAAAATAAAGGGCTTTTCGCCGCGCATTTTTTTAGAATCCCTTTCCATGACTTTCAAGTCCGCTCCCACATAGGGGGCTAAGTCAATCTTATTGATGACAAGCAAGTCTGAGCGCGTGATTCCTGGGCCGCCTTTTCTGGGGATTTTATCGCCCTCAGCCACATCAATCACAAAAATCGTAAAGTCCGCTAGCTCTGGATTGAAAGTCGCTGAAAGGTTGTCGCCTCCGCTTTCAATCAAAAGCAGTTCCAAATTAGGGAAACGGCCATGCATTTCTTCTACCGCTTCTAAATTCATGGAAGCGTCTTCTCTAATAGCGGTGTGCGGACAGCCCCCTGTTTCTACGCCAATGATCCTCTCTCGTGGCATCACCGAATTTTTACACATAAACTCTGCGTCTTCTTTAGTGTAAATATCGTTAGTGATGACCGCCATGTCATAATCCTTTGACATATGACGCGTTAAAGCTTCAATCAAGGCGGTTTTACCGCTTCCTACAGGACCACAAACTCCAATTTTTACCATAAAATTCCTTTCAATTTGAGATTAAAATTCAAGACATATAAAGGCGCGAGTATAAACTCTCATGCTGCATCGCCTTAATGTCGTTTTGAACGCTTGCCGCACACAGGTGGCTTTCGTCTAATTCTAGGGTTTTTTCTATGAGCTGGTTAAAAGGGCTTTGCAAGCTCAATAAGATTTTTTGCCCATCGTTTTGGGATAAGGGGACGCTTTTAACGCAGTTGATCACCATGTTAGAAGTTTGCGCATAAAGATAATGCCTTAAAGCCTTTCTCAATTCCATATTCAAACTCGCCGCAAAAACGCCATAGCTAGTGGCATGGGTGGGATCTTTGGTCGTTTGAGCGTAAGCGTTAAAAAATGCGCCCATGTCTAATTCGTTCATGGCTTGTAAGGTTTTAATGAAGCGATTGCCTAGCTTTTGATTGGCTAATCGCAATTCCATGGGGCTTGTGGATAGCATGATGATTTCTTCAATCCCTAAGATTTTTTTTAAATCCTGTTGGAGGGCGCTTTCATAGGTTAGTTTTAAGCTCAGCATTTCCGTGTAAAGGAACTGGCTAGAAAGATTGGCTTTTAAATACTCTAAAGCACTTTCTTTATTGGTAACCTTTTTTTGCTGGATGTAAGTTTCTAGCCCAAAAGAATGCGTGTAAGAGCCAATAGGGAACACCGCATCATTGACTTGCAAGATCAGAAATTCATTATCCACATGAGCATTGTTGTCTGTCTTTGGGGTTTTTGGGGGCGTACCCACGCTTTTTTTAGTGCTTTTCACGCTTTTTCCTTTATTATCCATCTGTATTTTTCTATTTCATGACCACTTTAAAATCGCTCGCTAGTGAGACCTTAAAATTAGGCTCACTATGGGGCATGCTCACGGTTAAGCGTTCTTTGGAATCCAATTTTGAACTTAAAACACGATTTTGAACCCCTAGCTTTTCTAATAACGCTAGCGTGGGCTTTTCAAATGGTGTTTTAAATTCAAATTGAGACTCGCCATAGTATAGAGCCGCATGGCGGTTCCCTATTTCGTAGCATATTTTCGCTACTTCTGCCACGCTCTTAGCTTGGATGTGAATGACTTCAGAATCCAAGATATTAACGGCGATAATTTCCTTCTCTTCTTTAAATAAAATATCCCCTTGAGAGAGACCCAACTTGGGAGCGTCTTTAAGGCGTATGGCTATGTCTTTGCCTTGCCTGGTTTTAAAGCGAGCGATTTTTTTCCTCGTTTCAAACCATTCCAAATCCACATGATCCACATTGAAATCCAAGGGGTTTAAATCCCTTAGATTGCCAACTAAACGCTCTATGATCATCTCACACCCAGTGTTGGATAAAGAGTAACCAAGCAGGGATCCAAGCGGTTAAAATACCCTCAATGATAGCAAGCCATGGAGTGAATTTCCCTAAAGGGATTTTCAAGATGTTTTCAATGAAAGCGGTAAGCCACAAAACACCCCAAGCCAACCATATGATTGCCCACCAATCGCCTTCAGTGATGCCTAACACTTTGTGGTCATCAAGCATATCGCTATAATGGGATAAAATCGCAGCAGGAACAGTGTTGATCGCTACGAATAAGCTATACCAAGAATAGGGTCTCCAATCCAAACCAAAAGTGTGGTTGATAGCGGCATACAAGTAGGTAAAACCAAACAATAACCCAGTCGCTGGCCCATAGAAACTGGTCAAATGGTGTGATACTTGAACAATATCTTCTGCACCTTCTACAGGGGCTGTAGGGTGGAGCGCGGAATAAGTGATGACCACCACATTACAAACAATGGAAAGTCCGCCCACAAAAAAGTTCATCACCGCGGTGCTTTTAGGATCGACTTTGGTTAATCCGCAAATCCCATTGCTGATTAAAACAATCCCAACATATAACAATACAAGTCCTAGCATTGCCTTATCCTTCCAAAACAAAATTTTTACAACAAACGCACCTTACGAATAACCTTTGTTGCTTGAGCTAATCATAAAGAAAAATAGTAAATTGACAAAAAATAAAACAAAAAAATAAGCCCCCAACTTTTAATAAATAATAAAAGTCAGAGAGCTTAAAGACTAAGATTTAAGGAGGAACGCTCCAAAAATCCTAGAAAATTAAAAATCCTAGAAAAATCCTAGAAAAATCCTAGAAAAATCCTAGAAAAATCCTAGAAAAATCCTAGAAAAATCCTAGAAAAATCCTAGAAAAATCCTAGAAAAATCCTAGAAAATGCTAAAGAGTTGAGCCAAGCTCACTTTATTAGCTGGTTTAGAAGTGACTTCTTTGCCATCCACGAACACATGGTAAGTTTCAGGATTGACTTCAATGTGAGCGGTAGTGTCGTTGAATTGCATGTCTTTTTTAGTGATGTTTCTGCAATTTTTAACCGGCAACACTTGTCTTTCAAGCCCTAATTCTTCTTTAATGCCTTTGTCATAAGCCGCTTGAGACACAAAAGTGATGTTTGCATCGTATTTAGCTTTACCATGGTGAGCGAACATTTCTCTGTAATAAACCGGTTGTGGGGTAGGGATAGAAGCGTTCGCATCGCCCATTTGGCTTAACGCGATGAATCCGCCTTTGATGATCATGTTGGGTTTCACGCCAAAGAATGCTGGACTCCACAATACCAAGTCAGCCACTTTGCCCACTTCTACTGAACCTACATACTCGCTAATCCCATGAGCGATCGCTGGGTTAATGGTGTATTTAGACAAGTAGCGTTTGATCCTGAAGTTGTCGTTATCGCCTTTTTCTTCTTTCAAGCGGCCAAATTCTTTTTTGTTTTTATCAGCTGTTTGCCAAGTTCTAGTGATAACCTCACCCACACGGCCCATCGCTTGAGAGTCAGAACTAGTGATTGAGAAAATCCCCATGTCATGCAAAGTGTCTTCAGCCGCAATGGTTTGAGGGCGGATCCTTGAATCAGCGAACTGGACATCTTCTTTAATGCTTTTATCCAAGTGGTGGCACACCATGAGCATGTCCATGTGTTCGGCTTCTGTATTCACGGTGAAAGGGATAGTGGGGTTAGTGGAAGCGGGTAGGATGTTGTGTTCACCGGCCACTTTAATAATATCAGGAGCGTGTCCGCCGCCAGCGCCTTCAGTGTGGAAAGTGTGCATAGTGCGTCCGGCAATAGCTGCCATAGTGTCTTCCACGCAACCAGCTTCATTCAAAGTGTCTGTGTGGATAGCGACTTGCACATCGTATTTGTCCGCAACATCTAACGCATGATTGATTGCAGAAGGAGTGGTACCCCAGTCTTCGTGGATTTTAAAGCCAATCGCACCGGCTTCAATTTGATCGGCTAAGCTCGCGTCGTTAGAAGTGTTACCTTTAGCCAAGAAACCTAAGTTCATAGAATATTCTTCAGCCGCCCTGAGCATCCATTTTAAATTTCTTCTACCTGGAGTGATAGTAGTCGCATTAGTGCCATCAGCAGGACCGGTTCCGCCACCAATCATGGTTGTTACACCGCTTGCAAAAGCTGTAGGGATTTGTTGGGGTGAAATGAAGTGGATGTGTGTGTCAATACCACCAGCCGTTACGATCAAGCCTTCACCGGCTAGCGCTTCAGTAGCAGGACCCACGCTAAGATTGTTTTTAACGCCATCTTGCATGTCTTTGTTACCGCCTTTACCAATGCCAGCGATTTTGCCATCTTTAATACCAATATCCGCTTTATAAATACCGGTGTAATCCACGATTAAAGCATTAGTGATGATTAAATCCAGTTCTTCTTTGCTAGGGTTGTTGGATTGGCTCATGCCTTCTCTTAGGGTTTTACCGCCACCGAATTTAAGCTCTTCGCCATAAATGGTGTAGTCATGTTCTACTTCAGCGATCAAATCTGTATCGCCCAATCTCACTTTATCGCCTGTAGTAGGGCCATACATAGAAACATATTCTTTTCTGCTAATCTTTTTCATTTCTTACTCCTTAATTGTTTTTACATAGTTGTCATCGCTTTTAGCGCCATGAAAACCACGCTCTTTAGCTCTGTGTAAAGCGATTTTTTTGCTTTCGTTATCTGCTTGCCTATCAACCAATGCGTTAAATCCAAAGATTCTTCTGTTACCGCCAATGTCAATCAATTCTACGGATTTTTCTTCGCCAGGCTCAAACCTTACCGCTGTCCCGCTCGCAATGTCTAAGCGTTTGCCGAAAGTTTTTTCTCTGTCAAAGTCTAGGCATCTATTCACTTCAAAGAAATGGAAGTGTGAACCGATTTGAACGGGTCTGTCGCCCACATTTTTAACTTTCACGCTAACGGCTTTTTTGCCTTCGTTGATAGTGATGTCTTCATTTTTTAAGAACAACTCACCAGGAACCAATTTACCATTAGCCTCAATAGGGGTATGCACGGTTACGAGTTTGGTCCCATCAGGAAACATCGCTTCAATACCCACTTCATGGATCATGCTTGCCACACCATCCATCACATCATCCGGTTTTAAAAGAGTGCGCCCTTCTTGCATCAATTCAGCCGCAGTCTTTTTACCAGCTCTCGCTTCTTCCATAATATGGGCACTAATCAAAGCTACTGCTTCCACATAGTTAAGCTTAATGCCTTTTTCTTTGCGTTTCCTAGCTAATTCTCCAGCGTAGTGGAGCATCAACTTATCTAACTCTTTTGGGGTGAGTTTCATCTCATTCTCCTATTCTTAAAGTGTTTTTTCCTTGAAGACATAACGCAATCAAGGTTGGAGTAATTGTAGCAATCTTTTGATTTACTAAGATTAACAGAAGCGTTTATTAACTAATTATTATTTAAAATAAATTAGTGTTATAGTTTTGAAGTGCTATAAAAGCGTTATTAGGAGCGCGTTTAATACCCCTTTAGAATTTATAAAAATCAAAAACTCGCAAAAAAATGAGAACTAGAATTGGAGTTATAATGAGTAATTGAGTAATAATGGTGGCCACGACTGGACTTGAACCAGCGGCCACTACCATGTCAAGGTAGTGCTCTACCAACTGAGCTACGCGACCTTTATTTAAAAAGAGTAATTATGCCTTAATTTTGTTTTGTTTTTGCTTAAAAACGAATTGTCTTAACAATAAAACGCCCACACCCACATCTATCATCACATCAGCGAAATTAAAAATGGCAAAATCAAACCCATAATGATAATACACATAATCCACCACGCCCCCATGCACAAACCGATCTAAAACATTAGAAACCCCAGCGCCAAACACCATGCCAAACTCTATCGCATGGTTTTTAAAAAGCTCCTTTTGGCGCATTAAAAAGATAAAAAGCCCTAAAATCAAAAGGATTTGCAAGTATTTCAAACCCCCCTCTAAAAAACTGAGCAAGGAAAACGCCACGCCTTTATTGAACACCAAAACAATATCTATAACCAAACTTTCATAGCGAAACCCCTCTAAAATAGCGTGTTTAATCGCTTGATCCACGCCAAAGATAAGGAAAAAAACCCCTATAAAAACCAACAGGCTTTGTTGGGTGGCGTTTAGCACAACTGCCCTTCAAAAAATTCTTTCAATTCTTGCATTTTGGATTCTAAAAGTTTTTCGTCTTTAGCTTCTAAAAGGATTCGTAATTTGTTTTCAGTGCCGCTATAACGGATCAAATGGCGGATTTCTAGTTGGTCTAATTCTTTTAAAAGAGCGCTATAACCTTTCAGGCTTTCTAAAGGGGGCTTTTTTTGGATATTCAAATTCACTAGGCTTTGGGGGTATAGTTCAAAGGGGTTTAACGCAACAGAGCTTACAAGCTTACTCTCTAACACTAACGCGCTCACTTGCAAAGCGCACACCAAGCCATCGCCCGTTTTAGCGTAATCGCTAAAAATGATATGCCCGCTTTGCTCGCCTCCAAAATTGGCTTTGTTCAATCGCATGCATTCGCTCACAAACTTATCCCCAATCGCGCAATGCTTCAATTCTAAATCTTGGGATTTCAGGTATTCTTTAAGGGCTAGATTGCTCATGCTCGTAGCGACAACCGCTTGAGAAGAAAGGGCGTTTTTAGATTTTTGATAAACCCCTAACACCCCTAAAAGCTTATCCCCATGCACGATATTCCCTAAATTATCCACCACCACTAGCCTGTCGGCATCGCCATCAAAAGCAAAGCCCAGATCCGCGCGGTATTTTTTCACTTCCTGGCTCAATTGGTTAGGGTGTAAAGCCCCGCATTGCTCATTAATATTACACCCATTAGGCTCATCATTAATCACTAACACATCAGCCCCAAGCTCGCTAAAAACGACCGGAGCCACCTTATAAGCCGCGCCATTAGCGGTATCTAGCACGATCCTTAAATTTTGTAAATTCAAATGTTTGGGGAAAGAGTGCTTCAAATGCGCGATATAGCGCCCTATGACATCATCTATCCTTTTAGCGCTACCGACGCTCTCGCCCACTTTATAGCTAGAATGCAGTAATTCTTCATCATGAAAGATTTCTTCAATCGCTCTTTCTTCTTCTTCTTTGAGTTTATAGCCATAAGAATTGAAAAACTTAATACCATTGTCTTCAAAAGGGTTGTGGCTCGCGCTTATCATAATGCCCGCATCGCAGCGCATGTCTTCGGTTAAAAATGCGATCGCAGGGGTAGGCATAGGCCCTATTTGAATGACATTATAGCCTATGGAAGTGAGAGCGCTCACTAAAGCGTTTTCTACCATATAGCCGCTTTTTCTAGTGTCTTTACCGATTAAAATTTTATTCGTTTTGGAATGTTTTTTAAAATACAATCCGGCAGCAATGCCTAAACGCATCACAAACATGGGGGTGAGTTTCACCCCTGCTTTACCCCTCACGCCATCAGTCCCAAAAATTTTCATCGTTATAAAATACCTTTTAAACTATTTTTAATCAATTTTTAGATAGAATTATGCCAAATTTTACATTACAAAGGGATTAAAACAAGGCTATGGCAAATCATAAGTCCGCAGAAAAGCGAATCAGACAGACCATTAAAAGAACCGAACGCAACAGGTTCTATAAAACTAAAATTAAAAATATCATTAAGGCCGTGCGTGAAGCCGTTGCTGTCAATGATGTGGCAAAAGCTCAAGAGCGTTTGAAAATCGCTAACAAAGAATTGCATAAATTTGTCAGCAAAGGGATTTTAAAGAAAAACACCGCTTCTAGGAAGGTCTCAAGGCTTAACGCTTCAGTGAAAAAAATCGCTCTCGCTTAGTTTTAGGGCGTTTTTAACTTCTTTAAGCTCAGTAATGGGTTTTTGTTATTGGGCTTCTTTTTAAGTTTTGCGTTTTTTGAATTGTTGCGTCTTTTTATATATCTTTTTATTGAT
Protein-coding regions in this window:
- the ureB gene encoding urease subunit beta, which encodes MKKISRKEYVSMYGPTTGDKVRLGDTDLIAEVEHDYTIYGEELKFGGGKTLREGMSQSNNPSKEELDLIITNALIVDYTGIYKADIGIKDGKIAGIGKGGNKDMQDGVKNNLSVGPATEALAGEGLIVTAGGIDTHIHFISPQQIPTAFASGVTTMIGGGTGPADGTNATTITPGRRNLKWMLRAAEEYSMNLGFLAKGNTSNDASLADQIEAGAIGFKIHEDWGTTPSAINHALDVADKYDVQVAIHTDTLNEAGCVEDTMAAIAGRTMHTFHTEGAGGGHAPDIIKVAGEHNILPASTNPTIPFTVNTEAEHMDMLMVCHHLDKSIKEDVQFADSRIRPQTIAAEDTLHDMGIFSITSSDSQAMGRVGEVITRTWQTADKNKKEFGRLKEEKGDNDNFRIKRYLSKYTINPAIAHGISEYVGSVEVGKVADLVLWSPAFFGVKPNMIIKGGFIALSQMGDANASIPTPQPVYYREMFAHHGKAKYDANITFVSQAAYDKGIKEELGLERQVLPVKNCRNITKKDMQFNDTTAHIEVNPETYHVFVDGKEVTSKPANKVSLAQLFSIF
- a CDS encoding urease accessory protein UreF: MDNKGKSVKSTKKSVGTPPKTPKTDNNAHVDNEFLILQVNDAVFPIGSYTHSFGLETYIQQKKVTNKESALEYLKANLSSQFLYTEMLSLKLTYESALQQDLKKILGIEEIIMLSTSPMELRLANQKLGNRFIKTLQAMNELDMGAFFNAYAQTTKDPTHATSYGVFAASLNMELRKALRHYLYAQTSNMVINCVKSVPLSQNDGQKILLSLQSPFNQLIEKTLELDESHLCAASVQNDIKAMQHESLYSRLYMS
- the lspA gene encoding signal peptidase II, which translates into the protein MLNATQQSLLVFIGVFFLIFGVDQAIKHAILEGFRYESLVIDIVLVFNKGVAFSLLSFLEGGLKYLQILLILGLFIFLMRQKELFKNHAIEFGMVFGAGVSNVLDRFVHGGVVDYVYYHYGFDFAIFNFADVMIDVGVGVLLLRQFVFKQKQNKIKA
- the ureA gene encoding urease subunit alpha, with the protein product MKLTPKELDKLMLHYAGELARKRKEKGIKLNYVEAVALISAHIMEEARAGKKTAAELMQEGRTLLKPDDVMDGVASMIHEVGIEAMFPDGTKLVTVHTPIEANGKLVPGELFLKNEDITINEGKKAVSVKVKNVGDRPVQIGSHFHFFEVNRCLDFDREKTFGKRLDIASGTAVRFEPGEEKSVELIDIGGNRRIFGFNALVDRQADNESKKIALHRAKERGFHGAKSDDNYVKTIKE
- the ureG gene encoding urease accessory protein UreG, with translation MVKIGVCGPVGSGKTALIEALTRHMSKDYDMAVITNDIYTKEDAEFMCKNSVMPRERIIGVETGGCPHTAIREDASMNLEAVEEMHGRFPNLELLLIESGGDNLSATFNPELADFTIFVIDVAEGDKIPRKGGPGITRSDLLVINKIDLAPYVGADLKVMERDSKKMRGEKPFIFTNIRAKEGLDDVIAWIKRNALLED
- the ureE gene encoding urease accessory protein UreE, translating into MIIERLVGNLRDLNPLDFNVDHVDLEWFETRKKIARFKTRQGKDIAIRLKDAPKLGLSQGDILFKEEKEIIAVNILDSEVIHIQAKSVAEVAKICYEIGNRHAALYYGESQFEFKTPFEKPTLALLEKLGVQNRVLSSKLDSKERLTVSMPHSEPNFKVSLASDFKVVMK
- the ureI gene encoding acid-activated urea channel protein UreI, which translates into the protein MLGLVLLYVGIVLISNGICGLTKVDPKSTAVMNFFVGGLSIVCNVVVITYSALHPTAPVEGAEDIVQVSHHLTSFYGPATGLLFGFTYLYAAINHTFGLDWRPYSWYSLFVAINTVPAAILSHYSDMLDDHKVLGITEGDWWAIIWLAWGVLWLTAFIENILKIPLGKFTPWLAIIEGILTAWIPAWLLFIQHWV
- a CDS encoding urease accessory protein UreD — protein: MNTYAQESKLRLKTKIGADGRCVIEDNFFTPPFKLMAPFYPKDDLAEIMLLAVSPGLMKGDAQDMQLHIGQNCKLRITSQSFEKIHNTEDGFASRDMHIVVGENAFLDFAPFPLIPFENAHFKGNTTISLHSGSQLLYSEIIVAGRVARNELFQFNRLHTKISILKDNQPIYYDNTILDPKTTDMTNMCMFDGYTHYLNLVLVNCPIELSGARALIEESEGVDGAVSEIASSHLCLKALAKGSEPLLHLREKIARLVTQTTTQKV
- the glmM gene encoding phosphoglucosamine mutase, which produces MKIFGTDGVRGKAGVKLTPMFVMRLGIAAGLYFKKHSKTNKILIGKDTRKSGYMVENALVSALTSIGYNVIQIGPMPTPAIAFLTEDMRCDAGIMISASHNPFEDNGIKFFNSYGYKLKEEEERAIEEIFHDEELLHSSYKVGESVGSAKRIDDVIGRYIAHLKHSFPKHLNLQNLRIVLDTANGAAYKVAPVVFSELGADVLVINDEPNGCNINEQCGALHPNQLSQEVKKYRADLGFAFDGDADRLVVVDNLGNIVHGDKLLGVLGVYQKSKNALSSQAVVATSMSNLALKEYLKSQDLELKHCAIGDKFVSECMRLNKANFGGEQSGHIIFSDYAKTGDGLVCALQVSALVLESKLVSSVALNPFELYPQSLVNLNIQKKPPLESLKGYSALLKELDQLEIRHLIRYSGTENKLRILLEAKDEKLLESKMQELKEFFEGQLC
- the rpsT gene encoding 30S ribosomal protein S20, with translation MANHKSAEKRIRQTIKRTERNRFYKTKIKNIIKAVREAVAVNDVAKAQERLKIANKELHKFVSKGILKKNTASRKVSRLNASVKKIALA